The segment GTCAGTGTACTGGcgatcttcttgatttgatcACTTGGAAGTTCTTTGGAAATCTGCTTAGTGAACTCTTGCAAGAAGATGATGTATTGTGCTTTCTTGGCATTGTTGGTAATAAGAGGGACAAGAGTTTCGCGGAGCTTCTCAAATTGCAGCTTGGTCTTAGGATCGAAAAGTGGGAGGGTTGTCAAATCGACAGTCGCCGCGGGGTTCTTTTCGTCAATTTGCACTGCGTTCGCAGCACTCGTAGACTTGCGAGAGTTGAAACCAATGCTGCCAAAAAGATCCTCAGCGTGCTTCAAATCGGATTCTTGTTCGGTTCGTCTGAGACGTTCTCTTCTTGTagcctcatcctcttcactGCTCTCATCGCTACCTTCTGCCAGTTGTCGTGCTCTCTCGGCCTGCTTCTCAGCGACACGTTGGGCCTTTGACTTTTTGTTTGCAGCAGCCAGTGCATCAGCCTTCGCCTTTCGCTCGGCTTCAACCTTTGCTTTCTCGCGCTCAACTTCAGAATCTTCAGCCGCACTCCAGGAATCTAAgacttcatcgtcatcctcctcatcatcgaaCTTTCTTCGGTTCGAAACGGCAGTTTGTGCGGGTGTTTGCTCCGACTCCTCTCCGGAGGATTCCTCATCTATGTGGTAGAGTAGCGGTTAGTTAGGGATACTTTGTTTGTGCATCTGTATGGCGGTAGGTCTTCGAACCAAACCTTCAAATGCTCGTCATTCTATGAGACATTTCGCGCAGAACACGCCgtagaaaaaataaaatattctgCCACTTACCCCACTTGTCAGGCATTTTCAAGACTAGATTTCCTGTGAATggatttttttattgattctgACTTGACTGTTTCGAATACTGAGCCTGGAGTCTCAAAAGCCTTACTGCAATAGTCTTCACTATGTGTTGTGGTGgtagaaaggaaaatatcaagaaagagGGATTTTGGAAGTTTGTCTTTAGGTTTGCGCCCGCACTTGTTAATAGGCAAGTACCCACTGCTGATGGTTATAAGTTAGACCGATCGGAACAGACAGTGTCTAGTAATGTTGATTGGTCCCGAATTTAGTAACCTTGTACAGTTACAAATGTGTTAGCTCATCACCAATTTAAACCTTTCCAGTCACATCCACGACCACAGACTGCAGTATGTACAATAGCAACAAATTGTACTGATTTCTTTATCATAATGGAAACAATAGGTTGCATTTATACGGCAAAATGAAACATCGTTACAGTCACAACAAAATATGGAAGTAAGCATTTTGTCAAATTGTTTCTCATTTTTAGGtatcattcatcattacTCTGGCTATGGTATCGCTCATCCCGCATAAGACAGTTACCTACCCAGCTTACTTTTGTCAAAGTATCTTCAGCTCATTTACAAGTTGACGGCAGTTCTGAAGCTGTCTCCAGCATAGACAGCCTTATCACCGAGCTCCTCCTCAATTCTCAAGATCTGGTTCAACTTGGCCAAACGCTCAGATCTAGCTGGGGCACCAGTCTTGATTTGACCAGCACGGAGACCAACAACAATGTCAGCGATGGTGACATCCTCAGTCTCACCGGAGCGGTGAGAAACCATAACACCCCATCCAGCAGCGAAGGAGTCCTTGGCAGCTTGGATGGACTCGGTAAGAGTACCGATTTGGTTGACCTTCAACAAGAGGGCATTGCAAGACTTAAGTTCAATAGCCTTCTTAATTCTGATTGGGTTGGTGACAGTCAAGTCATCACCGACGATTTGGAAATCGGAGGACTTGTAGAAGTAGCTCCAGGCCTCCCAGTCATCTTCAGCGAATGGATCCTCAATGCTGACGATTGGGTACTTCTTGGCGAGGTTCTTGTATTGATCGGCAAGTTCAGTGTAGGTAATCCACTTGGTTGGGTCACTCTCTGGGTTCTTGAAGTCCAAATCGTACTTCTTGGCATCCTCCTTGTAGAACTCGCTGGAGGCAACGTCCATGGCGATGTTCATCTTTCCGGTGTAACCAGCAGCCTCAATAGACTCAGTGATGAGCTCAAGAGCCTCCTCAGCAGTTTGAATATCTGGTGCAACACCACCCTCGTCTCCGACATTACCGGCAGATTGACCGTACTTCTTCTTGGCGAGGGACTTGAGCTTTTGGTAAACCTCAGCACCTTGTCTGAGAGCTTCGGTGAAAGATGGGGCAGCACTGCAGACTATGTTAGCGTATGATCTATTGAATGTGGAATGTGCAAGTAGTAACTTACGAAGGGACGATCATGAACTCTTGGAATGCCAAACGTCCACCAGCGTGGGAACTATGCGTTGTCAGCGGACTAATATACAACTCTCAGAACTACCAGATTGCTTACCCTCCGTTAAGAACGTTCATGAATGGGACAGGGAGAACATAAGGCTTCTTAGTTCCGGCAAGATCGGAAACGTGAGCGTAAAGTGGGATACCCTGTTATTGAGCGTTAGGCAAGCAGACGATTGTAAGAATGCACTGTGACTGACCTTCTCAGCAGCTCCGGCCTTGGCAACAGCCAAAGAAACACCAAGAATGGCATTGGCACCCAACTTGCCCTTGTTTGGGGTTCCATCGAGGCTGATCAAGAACTCATCAATCTTGGATTGATCCTTGACATCAACGTTCTCCTTGATAAGAGCTGGGCCAATGATATCATTGACGTTGGCGACAGCCTTGGTAACACCCTTTCCAGCCCACTTGTCCTTATCTCCATCACGGAGCTCAACGGCTTCGTGCTGACCTGAAGTGCCATCCGATCAGCCTTGTGGGTTTCTAGTATTTGGAGCGATATACGTACCGGTGGAGGCACCAGATGGAACAATGGCACGGTGAAGACCAGTCTCGGTAACAACATCAACCTCGACGGTTGGGTTTCCACGAGAATCGTAGACGGAACGTGCGTGAATCTTAGTGATAGCCATTTTGACTTTCTATCGAGTAGTGGTCGTTAGTATTTGAGCTTATAGACCAAGTTATACAGATGGGGAAGGGTGCTGGAACAAATggtggagattgaagaagaaaatgtcGGTATCGATGAGGATGGTGGGGTGAGAGCACCAACTCGAGCTTCAGCTTAGAGCTTGTTTCTCTACTTATCGATTCACTTTCATCAAGAGATAGAAATGAAGCTTCTGACCGCAGGTAGATGCCCATACACGGACAACAGTTGAAGGGAGAATATCGTCAAGATGCGCTTACCTTGAAATTTATTGAGACTTttgggaaaagaaggatgTGATTGTGAGAAAGTGAAGATCAAGAAGTTGGAGTCACAGAGAAGAACGAGATCTTTTTCAACCCCTCGCCCCACCAAACGTGCCAATGCGTCGTCCCTTCCCGTACCAGCCTATAATCCCTGTTGGCCGGAGTTACTCTTAGTAAGTGAGTTACGCCGAAGTCTTGACTGGCTCGATTGGATAACGAGAATGTGCTTCCACCTGTGTTTTGGGCACAGTTTTATGCCAATCTTGGGTGGAAATGTATCGAAATGTATATAAAGTGGAATTGTGTTGCACTTGGAAGCTATCTTGGAAGCTGCttgttgaaagtttgaaacATCCAAGTACAAGTCAGACCTCCCAGACTAACACCAACGACGTTAGGAATGGCACGTCCCGTACTCTTTGGATCTCAACCATTATTGACAGACGAGAGCCGGATTGTCACTACTTTCAAACTTAAACATGGATACGTGTGTCTATGGAGTAGCATCTCAAGCCAATGCCGTGTCTGGATTCTGGCTGTGCGAACTTTGCGAGCTTGTGGTCGTACTATTCACCTCTCCGGTGGCCGGACCCGACTTGAAGAAAGTTTCCCGAGTGCTCTTGGGTCTCGCGTCTAATAAAAAGATGAACAacgtacctacctaccaagGTGACTGACATTCACTGTAATCCGTACAAGTATGGCACGAATGATAGTAATGCAAGATGTCCTAAATGATCACACCATCACTTTCATCACTGTCGTCACTGTCGTCGCCGTCAAAACCTTGAGGTTGGAACAGGACCAAAAACATACAAAGCGCCGAATCCTCCTGTTGGTATATGAAGGTGGTCTCGTATCTTCTATGCATTTTGGGTGCTTTACATCTCCAAATGCAGCACTTGATATCTACTTGCGGGTGATGTTGAGAAGCGTTGGCTGGGTAGGTACCTGGGCAGTTTGACACCATTGTGAGGGAATTGCAGGCCGGAGCATTGGGCTGCCTCGAAGTGCCGTATATGTATCGCCTGGTAGTGAATATATGCAGGTAAACATAGCGATGTAATGGTCAATCAACAAAATGTACTTGGTAGATAAAACATTGGGTTGTAGATtctgaggttgaggttgatcTGAATGCTGTATAAATCTAGCATTGATATTATTGGTTGACTTCAAGGAAGTATGGCCTGACTAATGCCCTGGCTGACCTCAGGCATCTAGATTTTGGAGCTCACTCGATCCACAGGCAACAAGAGCTTCGCATGCAACTTAGTTAAGCCATCTTGGTACCTTTACTTTCATCATACACACCTTCCACGCAAATCTGAAAGCAACGCCCACATTACACTTCCGATAATTCAATCACCTTCACCTAATAAAACATCCCATACATACTATCGGACTCCTTGCGACATTCGACATGGCTACCGACGGCGTTATGGAGCGCGAACGTGCGTTGAACACATTTAGGGAAAAGTTATTGGAGTCCAGAGAATGGGAGGCAAAGCTCAAGGCTTTACGGTTAGAAATTAAGGGATTGCAGAAAGACTTCGACCATACAGAGGATAATATCAAAGCCCTGCAAAGTGTTGGACAAATTATCGGCGAGGTTTTGAAACAActtgatgatgagagatgtgAGTAGGCCAGCGGtaatccaaatccaacattACTAACATTAGAATTCCAGTCATCGTCAAAGCATCATCTGGGCCCAGATATGTCGTCGGCTGCAGGTCGAAGGTTGAtaaattgaagttgaagcaAGGAACCCGTGTAGCACTCGACATGACAACTCTCACAATTATGCGAATGTTACCTCGAGAAGTCGATCCACTTGTTTATAACATGTCTTTGGAAGATCCAGGACAAGTGAGCTTCGGTGGAATTGGTGGTTTGAATGAACAGATTAGAGAATTACGAGAAGTTATCGAACTGCCACTCAAAAATCCGGAATTGTTCTTGCGAGTTGGTATCAAGCCTCCGAAGGGTGTTTTGTTATATGGACCTCCAGGAACTGGAAAGACTTTGTTAGCAAGAGCTGTTGCCAGCAGTTTGGAGACAAACTTTTTAAAGGGTGCGAGTTATGCCTGACATCATTTTCACAGTTATACTAACGTGCTGTAGTTGTCTCATCTGCTATCGTCGATAAGTACATCGGAGAATCTGCGCGTCTGATCAGAGAGATGTTCGGTTATGCCAAGGAACATGAGCCATGTATTATCTTCATGGACGAAATTGATGCTATTGGTGGACGTAGATTTTCGGAGGGAACTTCGGCAGATCGTGAAATTCAGAGAACCTTGATGGAATTGTTGAATCAACTCGATGGTTTCGATTATTTGGGAAAGACAAAAATCATCATGGCTACTAACCGCCCGGATACCCTTGATCCTGCGCTTCTCAGAGCTGGTCGTCTCGACAGGAAGATCGAGATTCCTCTGCCAAATGAGGTTGGACGATTGGAAATTATGAAGATTCATGCTTCCAGCGTCGTTATTGATGGCGAGGTCGACTTCGAAAGTGTGGTAAAGATGAGTGATGGTTTGAACGGTGCTGATTTACGAAACGTTGTCACAGAGGCGTACGTATTCCCTCAGCACATTGCACATAAGACTTTGCTAACTTTTCTAGTGGTTTATTTGCTATCAAGGATTACAGAGATGCTGTCAACCAGGACGATTTCAATAAAGCTGTTCGTAAAGTGGcagaatcaaagaaattggAAGGCAAGctggaatatcaaaaactatGATTGGTACATAGATTTCGTTTTAGCATGGCGCATCGCATAATTGAGGGATGGTTGGGCATACCGC is part of the Botrytis cinerea B05.10 chromosome 1, complete sequence genome and harbors:
- the Bcenol1 gene encoding Bcenol1, with amino-acid sequence MAITKIHARSVYDSRGNPTVEVDVVTETGLHRAIVPSGASTGQHEAVELRDGDKDKWAGKGVTKAVANVNDIIGPALIKENVDVKDQSKIDEFLISLDGTPNKGKLGANAILGVSLAVAKAGAAEKGIPLYAHVSDLAGTKKPYVLPVPFMNVLNGGSHAGGRLAFQEFMIVPSAAPSFTEALRQGAEVYQKLKSLAKKKYGQSAGNVGDEGGVAPDIQTAEEALELITESIEAAGYTGKMNIAMDVASSEFYKEDAKKYDLDFKNPESDPTKWITYTELADQYKNLAKKYPIVSIEDPFAEDDWEAWSYFYKSSDFQIVGDDLTVTNPIRIKKAIELKSCNALLLKVNQIGTLTESIQAAKDSFAAGWGVMVSHRSGETEDVTIADIVVGLRAGQIKTGAPARSERLAKLNQILRIEEELGDKAVYAGDSFRTAVNL
- the Bcenol1 gene encoding Bcenol1; the protein is MGIYLRSEASFLSLDESESISRETSSKLKLELKVKMAITKIHARSVYDSRGNPTVEVDVVTETGLHRAIVPSGASTGQHEAVELRDGDKDKWAGKGVTKAVANVNDIIGPALIKENVDVKDQSKIDEFLISLDGTPNKGKLGANAILGVSLAVAKAGAAEKGIPLYAHVSDLAGTKKPYVLPVPFMNVLNGGSHAGGRLAFQEFMIVPSAAPSFTEALRQGAEVYQKLKSLAKKKYGQSAGNVGDEGGVAPDIQTAEEALELITESIEAAGYTGKMNIAMDVASSEFYKEDAKKYDLDFKNPESDPTKWITYTELADQYKNLAKKYPIVSIEDPFAEDDWEAWSYFYKSSDFQIVGDDLTVTNPIRIKKAIELKSCNALLLKVNQIGTLTESIQAAKDSFAAGWGVMVSHRSGETEDVTIADIVVGLRAGQIKTGAPARSERLAKLNQILRIEEELGDKAVYAGDSFRTAVNL
- the Bcrpt4 gene encoding Bcrpt4; amino-acid sequence: MATDGVMERERALNTFREKLLESREWEAKLKALRLEIKGLQKDFDHTEDNIKALQSVGQIIGEVLKQLDDERFIVKASSGPRYVVGCRSKVDKLKLKQGTRVALDMTTLTIMRMLPREVDPLVYNMSLEDPGQVSFGGIGGLNEQIRELREVIELPLKNPELFLRVGIKPPKGVLLYGPPGTGKTLLARAVASSLETNFLKVVSSAIVDKYIGESARLIREMFGYAKEHEPCIIFMDEIDAIGGRRFSEGTSADREIQRTLMELLNQLDGFDYLGKTKIIMATNRPDTLDPALLRAGRLDRKIEIPLPNEVGRLEIMKIHASSVVIDGEVDFESVVKMSDGLNGADLRNVVTEAGLFAIKDYRDAVNQDDFNKAVRKVAESKKLEGKLEYQKL